A single window of Polyangiaceae bacterium DNA harbors:
- a CDS encoding tape measure protein, producing MSDEIEKIIVELETQGANSAYIVHSRTNDALGKLTKQKGPESLAKSFDDVAAAAARAKAATDQVGPLRDERGRFLPRGTQSFPRSSTDGLADVETQADGTAAAFERALQEYERFAARMEKKHTRNQALEAARKEAHDFADQMRASNRIPTELQAASNPKAIDFAAALEAQSRKAGSAIEAAAHSAMEEAVAIGEAAKNASKLSSVYDVIERRAKAAAKADADWLADRMRAANRIPTHLMAGANPKALTGGQKAFQTFSRTFGPRATQGLVSSVEALEKIGPIAGKIGPPLASAAIGIGALTVAGAGLATMAGVKFGKAVVRVQGFREDMVTALEAITGTEAKANAVIDRAASTADFLRKKRGETVGQFTSLMSKGFDVDTSDKLIRAMADMKVKAPQAKTDEMLFAIGQIRSKGKLQGEELMQLNEAGLDRGKFMSVLGQQAGKTAAEMDKLISAGKVSYDVFEKAFFGTLKPEKGVFGELAQKKARNNINGLIEQLHDIPDNIFFDVKAGTGMDGVKNTLNSIIDWFDVNNGKGKEVRKVAGDLFNAMIEGLTGEKVDTKKGITGTLDAMLAGAKEAVPVVRELAGGARELMGIAGGIAGAVGTFSEWTGGIGNIGSAWRGLTLPARVLMAPLTGGLSMLPELYQGIRGIGALLDGDTKGAMERFKNMLPGGAFLESFVNSTSGAIESLVSSIRTGAANMFESGMAYGRNLWQGLVQGIQSGIGVVVQSATNLANAALGAVGSTWRVGSPAQAFADLSVWAGPGMARGFRRGTRHAVSAAEYMAMAALSASATAPANMNGNASALAMSGGSGPSVVIHFSPQIIVSGASSPAQAQAIGGAAVRGAREQFEAQLGTGLRRLAYG from the coding sequence ATGAGCGACGAAATTGAGAAAATTATTGTCGAGCTCGAAACGCAGGGTGCGAACAGCGCCTACATTGTCCATTCGCGGACGAACGACGCGCTTGGGAAACTAACAAAACAAAAAGGTCCAGAATCGCTCGCAAAATCGTTCGACGATGTCGCCGCAGCAGCGGCGCGAGCAAAAGCGGCCACCGACCAAGTCGGACCTTTACGTGATGAGCGTGGGCGATTCTTGCCACGCGGAACCCAATCCTTTCCAAGAAGCAGCACTGACGGCCTTGCAGATGTCGAAACGCAGGCCGACGGCACGGCGGCGGCGTTCGAACGAGCGTTGCAAGAGTATGAGCGCTTTGCGGCGCGAATGGAGAAAAAGCACACGCGAAACCAAGCGCTCGAAGCAGCCCGGAAAGAGGCACACGATTTCGCGGACCAAATGCGCGCGTCGAATCGAATTCCAACAGAGCTGCAGGCCGCATCGAATCCCAAGGCCATCGACTTCGCCGCGGCGCTCGAGGCCCAAAGTCGGAAGGCCGGGAGCGCCATCGAAGCGGCGGCGCATTCGGCGATGGAGGAAGCCGTTGCGATCGGCGAAGCAGCGAAGAACGCCTCGAAGCTTTCGAGCGTGTACGACGTCATCGAGAGGCGAGCAAAGGCCGCCGCGAAAGCGGATGCGGATTGGCTCGCAGATCGGATGCGAGCAGCGAACAGGATACCGACGCATTTGATGGCGGGTGCAAATCCGAAAGCGCTAACGGGCGGGCAGAAAGCTTTCCAGACGTTTTCCAGGACGTTCGGGCCACGGGCAACGCAGGGGCTCGTATCAAGCGTGGAAGCGCTCGAGAAGATTGGCCCCATTGCGGGGAAAATTGGGCCGCCCTTGGCAAGTGCCGCCATTGGCATCGGAGCGCTTACCGTTGCGGGCGCTGGCCTTGCAACCATGGCAGGCGTGAAGTTCGGCAAAGCGGTTGTCCGTGTGCAAGGTTTTCGCGAAGATATGGTGACGGCTTTGGAAGCCATCACCGGGACGGAAGCAAAGGCAAACGCCGTCATCGATCGTGCAGCATCAACGGCCGACTTTCTGCGAAAGAAACGCGGCGAAACCGTAGGGCAGTTTACGTCTCTTATGAGTAAGGGGTTCGATGTAGACACCTCGGACAAACTCATCCGGGCAATGGCCGACATGAAAGTGAAAGCCCCCCAAGCAAAGACGGATGAAATGCTTTTTGCCATCGGGCAAATACGATCGAAGGGCAAGCTGCAAGGGGAGGAGCTCATGCAACTGAATGAAGCGGGCCTCGATCGGGGGAAGTTCATGAGCGTTTTGGGTCAGCAAGCTGGCAAAACGGCGGCGGAAATGGACAAGCTCATTTCGGCCGGAAAGGTGTCCTACGACGTATTTGAGAAGGCCTTTTTCGGTACGCTGAAGCCCGAAAAAGGCGTGTTCGGAGAACTGGCGCAAAAGAAGGCCAGAAACAACATTAATGGGCTAATCGAGCAACTGCACGACATTCCCGACAACATCTTTTTTGACGTCAAGGCTGGCACGGGAATGGATGGCGTTAAAAACACGCTCAACTCCATTATCGATTGGTTCGACGTCAACAACGGCAAAGGCAAAGAGGTCCGAAAGGTTGCAGGAGACCTATTCAATGCCATGATCGAGGGCCTTACGGGGGAAAAGGTCGACACGAAGAAAGGCATTACAGGAACGCTTGATGCAATGCTCGCGGGAGCGAAAGAGGCCGTGCCAGTGGTGCGTGAACTTGCTGGTGGCGCCCGCGAGTTAATGGGGATCGCAGGTGGCATCGCTGGCGCGGTGGGCACGTTCTCGGAATGGACGGGCGGGATAGGCAACATCGGCTCCGCATGGCGGGGCCTGACCTTGCCAGCGCGCGTATTGATGGCTCCGCTGACGGGCGGATTGTCGATGCTTCCCGAGCTCTACCAGGGTATCCGCGGAATCGGAGCGCTTCTCGACGGCGACACGAAGGGTGCTATGGAGCGCTTCAAGAATATGCTTCCTGGCGGCGCATTCCTGGAGAGCTTCGTGAATTCGACATCGGGAGCGATCGAATCTCTTGTCTCGAGCATCAGAACCGGTGCAGCGAACATGTTCGAGAGCGGCATGGCATATGGGCGAAATCTCTGGCAAGGGCTTGTGCAAGGCATTCAAAGTGGCATCGGTGTCGTCGTTCAATCTGCGACAAACCTAGCCAATGCAGCGCTAGGCGCCGTGGGGAGCACATGGCGGGTTGGAAGTCCGGCGCAAGCATTCGCAGATCTCAGCGTTTGGGCGGGCCCCGGCATGGCGCGCGGTTTCAGGCGCGGCACGCGGCACGCCGTCTCAGCGGCCGAATACATGGCGATGGCCGCATTGTCCGCATCAGCTACGGCGCCGGCCAACATGAATGGCAACGCCAGCGCGCTGGCAATGAGCGGCGGCAGTGGCCCGAGCGTCGTCATTCACTTCTCCCCGCAAATCATCGTGTCGGGCGCGAGCTCGCCGGCGCAAGCGCAGGCCATTGGTGGCGCGGCGGTGCGCGGAGCTCGTGAGCAATTCGAAGCGCAGCTCGGTACCGGACTTCGGAGGCTCGCGTACGGATGA
- a CDS encoding baseplate J/gp47 family protein: MPTYEETIAVTDATTLQSEMTAELAANGVTLTGFSPTSAERGLIALDARARSVEQGIRAEVVKSGFLLDVENRDEAWIDLQVYGFFRVARLLETRARHLFTLTNQSATGGPHTIKAAGASGPGISLEAQAINGQRFRNTTGGVLQAGIGQTLHLEFEALTAGLEGNIAPGQIFKLLGGALPGVDISNSVDSIVAAARRRETNREYVDRAVSRWGTLAAGGHVDAVTYRILTGIESLTKLGVRDDNPNGQSSVEVYLANAAGPATNDECTAAATLFGRYEPLGSRGRWLYLPAVARVVDVEATLELDGTNPNAIANASAALSLLAAQWPMRAGVKLDETLVKAIIRGGAFEQYVIPGFRGVGDADTVAPLDDVVLDVGEVLVFNINLTEA, from the coding sequence ATGCCGACCTACGAAGAAACCATTGCCGTTACCGATGCCACGACGCTGCAGTCGGAGATGACCGCGGAGCTCGCCGCGAATGGCGTGACACTCACGGGATTCTCCCCAACGAGCGCCGAACGTGGGCTGATTGCGCTCGACGCTCGAGCTCGTTCGGTCGAGCAAGGTATTCGCGCCGAAGTGGTCAAGTCGGGCTTCTTGCTCGACGTCGAAAACCGCGACGAAGCATGGATCGATCTGCAAGTATACGGGTTTTTCCGGGTCGCGCGGCTACTCGAGACACGCGCCCGTCACCTCTTCACGTTGACGAATCAAAGCGCAACGGGCGGCCCGCACACCATCAAGGCCGCGGGGGCGAGCGGGCCCGGAATCTCTCTCGAGGCACAGGCCATCAATGGGCAACGGTTCCGCAATACCACGGGCGGCGTGCTGCAGGCGGGCATTGGCCAGACACTCCATCTCGAATTCGAGGCGCTCACAGCGGGCCTCGAAGGGAACATCGCCCCAGGACAGATATTCAAGCTGCTCGGTGGTGCTCTCCCGGGTGTCGACATATCGAACAGCGTCGACTCGATTGTGGCGGCCGCTCGGCGCCGAGAGACCAATCGCGAATACGTTGACCGTGCCGTATCGCGATGGGGAACGCTCGCCGCCGGAGGGCACGTCGACGCCGTCACCTATCGGATTTTGACGGGCATTGAAAGCCTCACCAAACTCGGCGTCCGTGACGACAACCCCAATGGACAAAGCTCCGTTGAAGTGTACCTCGCGAATGCGGCCGGGCCCGCGACGAACGACGAATGCACTGCGGCCGCCACCTTGTTTGGCCGGTATGAACCTTTGGGCTCCCGCGGCCGATGGCTCTATCTGCCAGCCGTTGCCCGGGTCGTCGACGTCGAAGCGACGCTCGAGCTCGACGGCACGAACCCGAATGCTATTGCGAACGCGAGCGCAGCCTTGTCCCTGCTTGCGGCCCAGTGGCCAATGCGCGCAGGCGTGAAGCTAGACGAGACCTTGGTGAAGGCAATCATTCGCGGCGGCGCGTTCGAACAGTACGTGATTCCAGGTTTCCGCGGCGTCGGCGACGCGGACACGGTCGCTCCGCTTGACGACGTCGTTTTAGACGTGGGAGAAGTCCTCGTCTTCAACATCAATCTGACGGAGGCGTAA
- a CDS encoding collagen-like protein, producing the protein MSGAAFGNRGPKGRPGSAGEAGPQGPQGLSATVFDYEANTGATSGYPGDGQIIWNNATQINATTILISSREALGRDIGALLGFLETTESFLIQQSTESTVRQKWSVTATPTLVDQGLSTEHWSIPVSLVDGDAQFAAGRDLLVAIVNGIQGPQGEQGPPGNDGAQGEQGPAGPLVGEWHFGCSALPNSTSYTYFDFGGDHGSITQGSLRGIRSTRARTITEIHFGHTPGTGTAVYRFEVRINGVDTGAYLDVAMTAADGDTTSAPIAPVAVAKGDVVSVVTKILSGSWAGADSNPTATLVWSAA; encoded by the coding sequence ATGAGCGGGGCGGCATTCGGAAACCGAGGCCCGAAGGGCAGACCGGGAAGCGCGGGCGAAGCAGGCCCCCAGGGCCCTCAAGGGCTCTCCGCCACCGTCTTCGATTACGAGGCCAACACGGGCGCGACGAGCGGCTATCCCGGCGATGGTCAGATCATCTGGAATAACGCGACACAGATCAACGCGACGACGATTTTGATTTCGAGTCGCGAAGCGCTTGGTCGCGACATCGGCGCGCTACTCGGGTTTCTCGAAACGACCGAATCGTTTTTAATTCAACAGTCCACCGAGTCGACGGTGCGCCAAAAATGGTCGGTTACCGCGACGCCGACGTTGGTCGATCAGGGGCTGTCGACTGAACACTGGTCGATCCCCGTGTCACTCGTCGATGGTGATGCACAATTCGCTGCTGGCAGAGATCTCCTTGTGGCCATCGTAAATGGCATTCAAGGCCCGCAGGGAGAACAGGGCCCACCTGGTAACGACGGTGCCCAAGGTGAGCAGGGACCGGCCGGGCCGCTGGTTGGCGAATGGCACTTTGGTTGCTCAGCGCTGCCGAATTCCACCTCATACACCTATTTTGATTTTGGTGGCGACCACGGCTCGATCACACAGGGCTCGCTGCGTGGCATTCGTTCCACACGCGCGCGTACGATAACTGAGATCCACTTCGGTCACACGCCGGGCACGGGCACGGCGGTGTACAGGTTCGAGGTCCGGATCAATGGCGTCGACACGGGCGCATACCTTGATGTCGCGATGACCGCGGCGGACGGCGACACCACGAGTGCGCCCATTGCGCCGGTCGCGGTTGCAAAGGGCGACGTCGTTTCGGTTGTGACCAAGATCCTGAGTGGATCATGGGCCGGAGCAGACAGCAATCCGACCGCCACCCTTGTGTGGTCAGCAGCGTGA